One segment of Acropora muricata isolate sample 2 chromosome 8, ASM3666990v1, whole genome shotgun sequence DNA contains the following:
- the LOC136926960 gene encoding protein LZIC-like isoform X1, whose translation MWSMTSRGKSETQKLKQNLEEQLDRLVAQLADLEECKEDLDDDEYEETKSETVEQLKEFKGTLDKFAAGNVTLVDEISSMQLAIQAAISDAFKTPEVIRLFAKKQPGQLRQRLAEMQRDLKTGHLSQTAYTQQAVEILTALKKLGEQLKPVEAEFLAVNTNAALSTFEKVSENIGSGDNLLKVAGSQVEDAQK comes from the exons ATGTG GAGTATGACTTCAAGAGGGAAGAGTGAGACTCAAAAGCTAAAGCAAAATCTTGAAGAGCAGCTTGATCGACTTGTGGCACAATTAGCTGATCTTGAGGAGTGCAA AGAAGACTTGGATGATGATGAATATGAGGAAACAAAGAGTGAAACAGTGGAACAACTGAAAGAATTTAAAGGCACTTTGGATAAATTTGCTGCGGGAAATGTGACACTTGTCGATGAAATTAGTAGCATGCAACTG GCAATCCAAGCAGCGATAAGTGATGCTTTCAAAACTCCGGAAGTCATCCGCTTATTTGCTAAGAAACAACCAGGACAGCTGAGGCAGAGACTTGCAGAG atGCAAAGAGATCTCAAGACTGGTCACTTAAGTCAAACGGCATACACGCAACAAGCAGTGGAGATTCTAACAGCCTTGAAAAAGCTTGGGGAACAG CTGAAACCCGTGGAAGCGGAATTCCTGGCAGTGAACACAAATGCAGCTTTAAGTACATTTGAAAAGGTTTCGGAGAATATAG GAAGTGGTGATAACCTTCTTAAGGTGGCTGGATCACAAGTTGAAGATGCACAAAAGTGA
- the LOC136926964 gene encoding eukaryotic translation initiation factor 5A-1-like, translating to MAEQDEFEGKADSGASNFFPQQCSALRKNGHVLIKGRPCKIVEMTTSKTGKHGHAKVHLVGIDIFTQKKYEDICPSTHNMDVPRVNRKDYQLTNIDDGYLCLMDDGGDMREDLKIPEGDLGKEIQAKFDNDESLLLTVLKAMDEEAVIAQKPLQANK from the exons ATGGCCGAACAGGACGAATTTGAAGGGAAGGCTGATTCTGGTGCGTCCAACTTCTTTCCTCAGCAGTGCTCTGCACTCCGCAAAAATGGTCATGTCCTGATCAAAGGCCGTCCTTGCAAGATTGTGGAAATGACCACCTCAAAGACTGGAAAGCATGGTCATGCGAAG gtTCACTTGGTGGGCATAGACATTTTTACACAGAAGAAGTATGAAGATATTTGTCCTTCTACTCATAACATGGATGTCCCTCGTGTTAATCGCAAGGACTATCAG CTGACAAACATTGACGATGGGTATTTATGCCTTATGGATGATGGCGGAGATATGCGTGAAGACTTGAAGATTCCAGAAGGAGATCTGGGCAAAGAGATCCAAGCCAAGTTTGATAATGACGAGTCACTGTTGCTCACTGTACTCAAGGCCATGGATGAGGAGGCTGTTATAGCCCAGAAGCCTTTGCAGGCTAACAAATAA
- the LOC136926960 gene encoding protein LZIC-like isoform X3 produces the protein MILNVYQLTCKACGEYYIGSTTRFLHDRTKEHLANDSSSVKKNLTTHHRINNHNIEVKVITRENDPVNLRLHEAYYIRKYKPGLNFMQRDLKTGHLSQTAYTQQAVEILTALKKLGEQLKPVEAEFLAVNTNAALSTFEKVSENIGSGDNLLKVAGSQVEDAQK, from the exons atGATTTTAAACGTTTATCAGCTCACGTGCAAAGCCTGTGGCGAATATTACATCGGAAGCACGACACGGTTCCTACATGACCGAACAAAAGAACACCTGGCCAACGACAGCTCGTCGGTAAAAAAAAACCTCACAACACACCATCGCATCAACAACCATAACATTGAAGTCAAAGTAATCACACGTGAAAATGACCCTGTCAATCTGCGACTACACGAAGcatattacatcagaaaatacaaGCCGGGACTGAACTTC atGCAAAGAGATCTCAAGACTGGTCACTTAAGTCAAACGGCATACACGCAACAAGCAGTGGAGATTCTAACAGCCTTGAAAAAGCTTGGGGAACAG CTGAAACCCGTGGAAGCGGAATTCCTGGCAGTGAACACAAATGCAGCTTTAAGTACATTTGAAAAGGTTTCGGAGAATATAG GAAGTGGTGATAACCTTCTTAAGGTGGCTGGATCACAAGTTGAAGATGCACAAAAGTGA
- the LOC136926960 gene encoding protein LZIC-like isoform X2: MTSRGKSETQKLKQNLEEQLDRLVAQLADLEECKEDLDDDEYEETKSETVEQLKEFKGTLDKFAAGNVTLVDEISSMQLAIQAAISDAFKTPEVIRLFAKKQPGQLRQRLAEMQRDLKTGHLSQTAYTQQAVEILTALKKLGEQLKPVEAEFLAVNTNAALSTFEKVSENIGSGDNLLKVAGSQVEDAQK; the protein is encoded by the exons ATGACTTCAAGAGGGAAGAGTGAGACTCAAAAGCTAAAGCAAAATCTTGAAGAGCAGCTTGATCGACTTGTGGCACAATTAGCTGATCTTGAGGAGTGCAA AGAAGACTTGGATGATGATGAATATGAGGAAACAAAGAGTGAAACAGTGGAACAACTGAAAGAATTTAAAGGCACTTTGGATAAATTTGCTGCGGGAAATGTGACACTTGTCGATGAAATTAGTAGCATGCAACTG GCAATCCAAGCAGCGATAAGTGATGCTTTCAAAACTCCGGAAGTCATCCGCTTATTTGCTAAGAAACAACCAGGACAGCTGAGGCAGAGACTTGCAGAG atGCAAAGAGATCTCAAGACTGGTCACTTAAGTCAAACGGCATACACGCAACAAGCAGTGGAGATTCTAACAGCCTTGAAAAAGCTTGGGGAACAG CTGAAACCCGTGGAAGCGGAATTCCTGGCAGTGAACACAAATGCAGCTTTAAGTACATTTGAAAAGGTTTCGGAGAATATAG GAAGTGGTGATAACCTTCTTAAGGTGGCTGGATCACAAGTTGAAGATGCACAAAAGTGA